A single Candoia aspera isolate rCanAsp1 chromosome 5, rCanAsp1.hap2, whole genome shotgun sequence DNA region contains:
- the LOC134498274 gene encoding F-box only protein 36-like, giving the protein MTSLLQEKLCEVDTQAPAPKKDFHYLTITKNEVIWKSWQISLRRNQEKILPKELKKTHRDFLLDEQLHKQFQSIFGKSMLKYALNLCQGHYDFLVRMPENLIVHIMSFLNVEDIEQLSKTCKRFQQLCNSEAFWERIKRLQDKYSIDVQTAKFPAYEKQRNFYQRQGHLTQMQRRQTAFF; this is encoded by the exons ATGACTTCACTACTGCAGGAGAAACTTTGCGAAGTTGATACTCAGGCCCCTGCACCCAAGAAAGATTTCCACTACTTGACTATCACAAAAAATGAG GTTATCTGGAAATCATGGCAAATTTCTCTCCGACGTAATCAAGAAAAGATTCTCCCAAAGGAATTGAAGAAGACACACAGAGATTTTCTATTGGATGAACAATTACACA AGCAATTTCAAAGCATTTTTGGGAAAAGCATGCTGAAGTACGCTCTCAACTTGTGTCAAGGACACTATGATTTCCTAGTTCGAATGCCTGAAAATTTGATTGTTCACATCATGTCATTTCTTAATGTGGAGGATATTGAACAGTTGTCAAAAACCTGCAAAAGGTTTCAGCAG CTGTGTAATTCTGAAGCATTTTGGGAAAGAATTAAAAGATTGCAAGATAAATATTCTATTGATGTACAGACAGCCAAATTTCCAGCTTACGAAAAGCAAAGGAATTTCTATCAAAGACAAGGCCATCTGACACAGATGCAGAGAAGGCAGACCGCATTCTTCTAA